The Gordonia terrae genome contains the following window.
CCGTCTGGGTACCGTCGTCGTCGCGTTGCCACTGGATCGGCTTGCCGTCGACCACGACCCAGACCGTGTTCTCGTCGGCGCCGAAGGACGGACGGGTGATCGAGGAGCCGCCGACGATCGGACCGATGTCGCCGCCGTAGTCGCCGATCACCAACTCGAGCCTGCGATCGGGCCCGGACAGGCCGCGGACCGCCGCGACCCGCGCCCCGTTGTCGGAGATGGTCGCCGAACGCACATCGCGAGCGGTACCCAACGGCCCCTGAACGGGCACCGTCGCGGTGTCCGTCACCGCGCGCAGGGCTCCGCCGGTGATGATGTTCAGCCCGACATCGGTGGTGGGCACGGAGTTGGGGTCGAAGGCCCGGACGTCGGCGGTCTGCCATCCGGAGGCCCGCTCGGCGGCCAGCGGGGCACCGTCGGCGTCGATGACATAGGGGCCGGAGATGTCGGCGCCGTCGAGGGTCCAGATGATCTGGGCGGCGAGCACGGCGCGATCACGGGCCGGCGCGCTCCCGATGCCGTCGAGGTCCACCCGCACCCCGCCGCCGGCGAGACCCACGACCGGGCCCCGCAGCGCGGCGTCGTTGGGGAAGCCGCTGTCCACAGCCGCCGCCAGATCCGAGGCGGGGCCGGCGATCAGACGGTTGACCAGGACGGTGGGGTCGGTGGCCTGGCCGGCATAGAGCCAGCGCGGGTCGGGCACCAGTCGGCGCCCGGTTCGGTCGCTGAAGTACAGCGAGACCGGGCGGTAGGTGTTGTCGAACTGGTCGCGGTCGATCATCGTTCCGCTCGGCAACGGACCATCGATCCGCCACTGATCACCGGATCGCGTGAGGCTGATGCTCGTCTCCACCCGCCCCGACGCCGGGAGCAGCTGACCGTCGGACTTGAGGGTCCCGACGTTGTCGCCGATCAGCCGCATCCGCACCGAGTCCTC
Protein-coding sequences here:
- the lpqB gene encoding MtrAB system accessory lipoprotein LpqB, whose translation is MNRSPRSARGVLALALAVAALLVVAACGAIPNDSSPQPIKSFEREGATNAVPVPQADMDPEALVRAFLKSTVDPDSAHRAARAFLTPVASQQWDDRGDALIVDEINTFVDQRNEDSVRMRLIGDNVGTLKSDGQLLPASGRVETSISLTRSGDQWRIDGPLPSGTMIDRDQFDNTYRPVSLYFSDRTGRRLVPDPRWLYAGQATDPTVLVNRLIAGPASDLAAAVDSGFPNDAALRGPVVGLAGGGVRVDLDGIGSAPARDRAVLAAQIIWTLDGADISGPYVIDADGAPLAAERASGWQTADVRAFDPNSVPTTDVGLNIITGGALRAVTDTATVPVQGPLGTARDVRSATISDNGARVAAVRGLSGPDRRLELVIGDYGGDIGPIVGGSSITRPSFGADENTVWVVVDGKPIQWQRDDDGTQTVPVEASSIPTVARGAITEMQVAPDGVRAALVVGGQIVFAVLSTNAEGGVSLTSPRIAAYNIGNRAVSVDWASPTTLMIAREAPESPVVQLSIDGTPAVGLLSGNVSPPVRAVVANTSTIYVGDQRGVLRLGSSNGQPDQYWTEVEPAMIDGAIPVLP